Proteins encoded in a region of the Mucilaginibacter sabulilitoris genome:
- a CDS encoding AraC family transcriptional regulator, translating into MPQAQRIAQKPHLLKIIPSLGNSIIIKGDEIVWNNPWHFHPEIELLYCIKARGTNFIGNNISAIEEGEILLFGKNLPHTRQRDKEFYRQYPNESIQTIVVQFKECFLGQDFFQVKEFSHIKQLLDKAQQGIKLTGSLKDEISEKLVHLTKLSETSAILELLSILNIIAHSEEYIFLNPLSYLKEVNDKDSRKINTIYSYTAQHFKDAVSLPVVADLINLTPSAFCRYFKTRTRKSYFDYLSEVRISYACELLMENNLDISEICFSSGFNSLSNFHKLFKRIVKSTPSEYREKGNKKVSGALTVKR; encoded by the coding sequence ATGCCCCAAGCACAACGTATAGCTCAGAAGCCCCATTTATTAAAAATCATCCCATCGCTGGGCAACTCGATTATTATAAAAGGTGATGAGATCGTATGGAATAATCCCTGGCATTTTCATCCGGAGATAGAATTGCTTTATTGCATTAAAGCCCGAGGAACAAATTTTATAGGCAACAACATAAGCGCCATTGAAGAGGGCGAAATATTATTATTTGGCAAAAATTTACCGCATACGCGACAACGCGATAAGGAGTTTTACCGGCAATATCCTAATGAATCTATACAAACTATTGTCGTGCAGTTTAAAGAGTGTTTCCTAGGGCAGGATTTTTTTCAGGTAAAGGAATTTAGCCATATCAAACAGTTGCTGGACAAGGCTCAACAGGGTATAAAACTAACCGGCAGTCTCAAGGACGAGATCAGTGAAAAGCTTGTGCACCTTACCAAATTAAGCGAAACCTCGGCTATACTGGAGTTATTGTCTATTTTGAATATAATTGCGCATTCTGAAGAATACATATTTCTTAACCCTTTAAGCTATCTGAAAGAGGTTAATGACAAGGATTCAAGAAAGATAAATACTATATATTCTTATACTGCACAGCATTTTAAGGATGCTGTATCTCTACCGGTGGTTGCTGATTTGATTAACCTCACCCCTTCGGCCTTTTGCCGTTATTTTAAAACCCGCACACGTAAAAGCTATTTTGATTATTTATCGGAGGTTAGAATTTCATACGCATGTGAACTGCTAATGGAAAACAATCTTGATATCAGCGAGATCTGTTTTTCAAGTGGATTTAATAGTCTGTCCAATTTTCATAAACTATTCAAAAGGATAGTGAAATCGACGCCAAGCGAATACCGGGAAAAGGGGAATAAAAAGGTTTCCGGTGCGCTGACTGTAAAACGATAG
- a CDS encoding SusC/RagA family TonB-linked outer membrane protein yields the protein MRKLQLTMCLCLLLYGFITPKGNAQILASNLSRKKEINIPGKEQASPINAAVTISGRVTDNTGAPMPGVNVALKGTTLGTVTDANGKYSLNVPDQTGTLVFSFVGYISQEVAIGNNTAINVKLEESSKSLNEVVVIGYGTQRKSDLTGALTSVSTKDFAQQPVTRVDQVLSGRAAGVQVTNASGAPGANVRIRVRGSNSVLGNNDPLYVIDGFVGADFSILNPNDIESIQVLKDAASTAIYGSRGANGVIIVTTKKGSGSGFKISYEAQGSRSEVVKRWDVLNAFDYATTANERSVALGTSPIFTQDQVDQFRNNKGTDWQNLVFRRATGQQHQLTLSGGGEKTTYLISANYLDQDGVINNTGFKKYTIRSNVSSKPTDDFSLRLNFTGSRIENHNIGLQSGTGNALVEALSWAPTTPAYDATGHYTSQDPTGSVAINPLALLYDLNNDDNRNIANVIGGANYKLPIKGLAIDLQYGVNYTGVQDASWGGIYLTRGNPFANRSTSDQVTLQSTSSLNYNRTFNKYHNISAVVVFETQKYVQNDFSAAGNTLFFPDLGYYNLSLANSYAVGAGYSKSSLLSYLGRVNYSYKDKYLLSFAVRRDGSSKFADGNKYSTFPSVGAGYNLAEEDFIKGMNVFSNLKLRASWGMTGSQAIGPYATLSTYNTGTPAAFNNAGVLYGIQLGNPGNTHLKWETTKQTDVGLEMGVLDGRVTLEGDYFVKNTTDLLLNQALPAYVGGGTETKNVGEVQNKGFEITLTANLLKTTGFSWTSNFNVAVVKNKVASLGGVAPRILTGTGVGGGMSTTNEFVLQPGYSLGSYWGLKYLGTWKPADAQEAAKYNEKPGDSRYADLNNDGQINADDFTIIGKGIPTTTAGWNNTFTYKGFTLNVFFQGVLGVDKLNYTRAVALSGSGDARQYILSEIKDRYIPGENQTSNIPAFSSTNVVITQSSRFIENGSYVRLKNLSLAYTFPKVVNNRGAIKVFVSGTNLATITKYKGLDPEANNIGSGTDTAQGIDYGAYPNSRVYTLGVNLSY from the coding sequence ATGAGAAAACTACAATTAACCATGTGTTTATGCCTTTTGTTATATGGTTTTATAACACCAAAAGGTAATGCACAAATTCTGGCTTCAAACCTTAGCCGGAAAAAAGAAATAAACATACCCGGCAAGGAACAGGCATCCCCCATAAATGCTGCTGTTACCATATCAGGACGGGTAACAGATAACACAGGGGCGCCGATGCCTGGGGTAAACGTAGCCCTTAAGGGTACAACTTTAGGGACGGTAACGGATGCGAATGGAAAATATTCATTAAACGTTCCGGATCAAACGGGTACGCTTGTTTTTAGCTTTGTTGGTTATATAAGCCAGGAAGTAGCTATTGGTAATAACACCGCTATAAATGTTAAGCTGGAGGAATCAAGTAAATCTCTTAACGAAGTAGTAGTAATAGGATATGGTACTCAACGAAAATCCGACCTTACCGGGGCACTTACATCAGTATCAACCAAAGACTTCGCCCAACAGCCGGTTACCAGGGTTGATCAGGTGCTGTCCGGCCGCGCAGCCGGTGTGCAGGTAACCAACGCCAGTGGTGCCCCCGGTGCCAATGTAAGGATCCGGGTCAGGGGTTCCAATTCAGTACTGGGTAATAACGATCCATTGTATGTAATAGATGGTTTTGTAGGTGCTGATTTTTCTATTCTTAACCCTAACGATATAGAGTCGATACAGGTGCTTAAGGACGCCGCATCTACCGCAATTTATGGTAGCAGGGGCGCAAATGGTGTTATTATTGTTACTACTAAAAAAGGCTCGGGCTCTGGTTTTAAGATATCATATGAGGCACAGGGTTCCCGTTCTGAAGTGGTTAAAAGGTGGGATGTGCTTAACGCGTTTGACTATGCCACTACAGCAAATGAACGTTCTGTAGCTTTAGGCACATCACCTATTTTTACCCAGGACCAGGTAGATCAATTTCGTAACAACAAGGGTACCGATTGGCAGAATCTGGTATTCCGCAGAGCTACCGGCCAGCAGCATCAGTTAACTTTATCGGGCGGAGGAGAGAAAACCACCTACCTTATATCAGCTAACTATCTGGACCAGGACGGCGTGATTAATAATACCGGCTTTAAAAAGTACACCATCCGTTCAAATGTAAGCTCAAAGCCAACTGATGATTTTTCTTTGCGTTTAAACTTTACCGGTTCACGAATCGAGAATCACAACATTGGCTTGCAAAGCGGTACAGGCAATGCACTGGTTGAGGCTTTATCATGGGCACCTACCACACCAGCCTATGACGCTACTGGTCATTACACCTCTCAGGATCCAACAGGTTCTGTGGCAATAAATCCATTGGCCCTGTTATATGATTTAAATAATGATGATAACAGAAATATTGCCAATGTTATAGGTGGTGCAAATTATAAGCTGCCAATTAAAGGCTTAGCCATTGATTTACAATACGGCGTTAATTATACCGGTGTACAGGACGCTTCCTGGGGTGGGATTTACCTTACCCGGGGTAACCCTTTTGCCAACAGGAGCACCAGCGACCAGGTAACTTTACAAAGTACAAGCTCCCTTAACTATAACCGCACTTTTAATAAATATCATAACATTAGCGCAGTGGTGGTATTTGAGACTCAGAAATACGTACAAAACGATTTTTCTGCCGCAGGTAATACCTTGTTTTTCCCGGATCTGGGTTATTATAATCTATCGCTTGCTAACTCCTATGCGGTAGGCGCGGGATATTCCAAATCCTCATTGCTTTCGTACCTTGGGCGTGTAAACTACTCTTATAAAGATAAATACCTGTTGTCTTTTGCCGTAAGGCGTGATGGGTCATCAAAGTTTGCCGATGGAAATAAATACAGCACTTTCCCTTCTGTTGGCGCGGGATATAACCTGGCTGAAGAGGACTTTATAAAGGGCATGAATGTGTTTAGCAATCTGAAACTCCGGGCCAGCTGGGGTATGACAGGCAGCCAGGCAATTGGTCCGTATGCTACGCTCTCAACTTACAACACCGGAACCCCGGCTGCATTCAACAATGCAGGCGTACTTTATGGTATTCAGCTTGGTAACCCTGGTAACACTCACCTTAAATGGGAAACTACCAAGCAAACCGATGTTGGGCTTGAAATGGGTGTATTGGATGGCCGTGTAACATTAGAAGGTGATTACTTTGTAAAGAACACGACGGACCTGTTATTGAATCAGGCACTGCCGGCTTATGTGGGCGGTGGAACTGAAACAAAGAATGTTGGTGAAGTACAAAACAAAGGTTTTGAAATTACACTTACAGCCAACCTGCTTAAAACCACCGGGTTTAGCTGGACAAGTAACTTTAACGTAGCGGTAGTTAAAAATAAAGTGGCAAGTCTTGGAGGTGTAGCTCCAAGAATTTTGACAGGTACAGGAGTAGGTGGAGGAATGTCTACAACAAATGAATTTGTGCTTCAGCCGGGCTATTCTCTTGGATCATACTGGGGATTGAAGTATTTAGGGACCTGGAAACCAGCAGATGCTCAGGAGGCTGCCAAATACAATGAAAAACCTGGCGATTCAAGGTATGCGGATCTGAATAACGACGGGCAGATCAACGCTGATGACTTTACCATTATTGGAAAAGGCATACCAACCACTACCGCGGGCTGGAACAATACTTTCACTTACAAGGGCTTTACGCTAAATGTTTTCTTCCAGGGAGTATTAGGGGTTGATAAGCTGAACTATACCCGCGCGGTAGCATTATCAGGCAGCGGTGACGCAAGGCAATATATTTTATCGGAAATAAAAGACCGTTATATACCGGGTGAAAATCAAACTTCAAATATACCGGCTTTTAGCAGCACAAACGTTGTAATTACGCAATCAAGCAGGTTTATTGAAAACGGCAGCTACGTACGTCTTAAAAACCTAAGCCTGGCTTATACCTTTCCTAAGGTAGTTAACAACCGCGGGGCTATTAAGGTATTTGTAAGCGGCACTAACCTTGCAACCATTACCAAATATAAGGGGCTTGATCCGGAAGCAAATAACATAGGGTCGGGTACTGATACAGCCCAGGGAATTGATTATGGCGCCTATCCAAATTCAAGAGTGTACACATTAGGCGTTAACTTATCATATTAA
- a CDS encoding sugar ABC transporter ATP-binding protein yields the protein MPTENNPAWRLELNNISKQFPGVKALDGVDFNLRTGEVHALCGENGAGKSTLMNILSGNLQPDAGFININGERIRFDNPQSAFNADVAIVYQHLSLVDSMSVAENIFANQQPHSTAGIIDFKLLYQNTSRLLQQLYIDINPKTLVCRLSPAQKQMIEIAKALSRNPQILICDEPTASLTEKETIVLFDIINGLKEKKVSVIYISHRLSEIFRIADRVTVLKDGKIQATFDNNDLTEDKLIRTMVGREIKQIRKQSSVTKQILMQVKNLSGSKFSDITFDLYCGEILGIAGLVGAGRTEIARAIFGADDKSGEVLIRDKKVDIQHPSDAVAKGIAYVPEDRKQSGLFLEMPVADNIGCLSAGTRSASWFNRNIVIQRAKEYVERLHITPRNINQKAVNLSGGNQQKVVLAKWLQTNPEVLIIDEPTHGIDVGAKLEIYELLTTIAAQGKGIIMISSDMPELLGLCDRILVLRRGGIAGQLNAAEASEDKIMLLAS from the coding sequence ATGCCGACTGAAAATAATCCCGCCTGGCGTTTAGAGCTGAACAATATCAGCAAGCAATTTCCTGGGGTGAAGGCGCTGGATGGAGTAGATTTTAATTTAAGGACAGGAGAAGTGCATGCACTTTGCGGTGAGAACGGTGCCGGGAAAAGTACGCTAATGAACATACTCTCCGGTAACCTGCAGCCTGATGCCGGCTTTATAAATATAAATGGCGAAAGAATCCGGTTCGATAATCCGCAATCGGCGTTCAATGCCGATGTCGCCATCGTTTATCAACACCTGAGTCTGGTTGACAGCATGAGCGTAGCCGAGAATATCTTTGCTAATCAGCAACCGCATAGCACTGCCGGTATAATCGACTTTAAATTGCTCTATCAAAATACAAGCCGCCTGCTGCAGCAATTATATATCGATATCAACCCCAAAACACTTGTATGCAGATTATCACCCGCACAAAAGCAGATGATAGAAATTGCGAAGGCACTTTCCCGCAATCCACAGATATTGATCTGCGATGAGCCTACCGCTTCCTTAACTGAAAAAGAAACGATTGTTTTATTTGACATTATAAATGGGTTAAAGGAAAAAAAGGTATCTGTTATTTATATCTCACACCGCTTGTCTGAAATTTTCAGGATTGCCGACCGGGTAACTGTATTGAAAGATGGTAAGATACAGGCAACATTTGACAACAATGACCTTACCGAAGATAAATTGATCAGAACAATGGTAGGCAGGGAAATCAAACAGATCCGCAAACAATCTTCGGTAACAAAACAAATATTAATGCAAGTTAAGAATCTTTCCGGTTCAAAGTTCAGTGATATAACATTTGATCTTTATTGCGGCGAGATACTGGGAATTGCCGGACTGGTAGGTGCCGGCAGAACGGAAATTGCAAGGGCTATATTCGGAGCGGATGATAAGTCGGGCGAAGTTTTAATCAGGGATAAAAAGGTTGATATTCAACACCCCTCAGATGCGGTAGCTAAAGGAATCGCTTATGTACCCGAAGATCGAAAGCAATCAGGGCTTTTCTTGGAAATGCCGGTTGCAGATAACATCGGTTGTTTATCAGCCGGTACCAGATCTGCCAGTTGGTTTAACAGAAATATTGTTATCCAGAGAGCAAAAGAGTATGTTGAACGGTTACATATTACGCCCCGAAATATCAATCAAAAAGCCGTTAACTTAAGTGGCGGCAACCAACAAAAGGTGGTGCTGGCCAAATGGCTGCAAACGAACCCTGAGGTATTGATCATTGACGAGCCAACACACGGCATCGATGTCGGCGCAAAACTCGAAATATATGAGCTGCTAACCACTATTGCAGCACAAGGAAAAGGAATTATTATGATATCGAGCGATATGCCCGAGCTTTTGGGATTATGCGACCGTATCCTGGTGCTGCGGCGTGGCGGGATAGCCGGCCAGCTCAATGCCGCTGAGGCGTCTGAAGATAAAATTATGTTATTAGCAAGTTGA
- a CDS encoding GH116 family glycosyl hydrolase — translation MLSLPFVYSNEVWTGIEYQVASHLMLMGEVDKGLEIVRACRDRYAGDIRNPFNEYECGHWYARAMSSYGMLEGLTGLRYDAVNKSLHINSQIGDFTSFLSTATGFGTVTLKGGTPTLKVAYGEIPVSKVIVSGIEKKLI, via the coding sequence ATGCTATCGTTACCTTTTGTGTACAGCAATGAGGTATGGACAGGTATAGAATACCAGGTTGCCTCACACCTGATGCTAATGGGAGAAGTGGATAAAGGCCTTGAGATTGTCAGGGCTTGCCGTGACAGGTATGCCGGCGATATCCGTAACCCTTTTAACGAATATGAGTGCGGACATTGGTATGCAAGGGCAATGTCCAGCTATGGCATGCTGGAAGGGCTTACAGGGCTGCGTTATGATGCAGTCAATAAAAGCTTACATATAAATTCACAGATTGGTGATTTTACAAGTTTTCTTTCCACAGCTACGGGTTTCGGTACGGTTACACTTAAAGGCGGTACTCCGACTTTAAAAGTGGCGTATGGTGAAATTCCGGTTAGTAAGGTTATCGTATCTGGAATAGAAAAGAAATTAATATGA
- a CDS encoding Gfo/Idh/MocA family protein: MKKLRFAVIGTGFWANYQIPAWMELDGIELVALYNRTRSKAEALAQQYNIPGVYDDIEELLKNEQLDFADIITDVDTHNVFTEMAAKKGIAVICQKPMAAGLKKAEQMVNTCKNHQVPFFIHENWRWQAPIRKLKDLLNMGVIGSIFKARVTFCSAFPVFDNQPFLAEIDEFILTDIGSHILDVCRFLFGEARSLYCQTASVNPKIKGEDAANVMMKMENGISCYAEMSYASILEHESFPQTYILIEGTKGSIQLMNNYQVHITTRSGTDKIKAAPRLYRWLDPAYALVHSSIVDCNRDILNDLLKNEVSENRGSNNLETVRLVHAAYASARNNELITIKSFHAD, from the coding sequence ATGAAGAAATTGAGATTTGCGGTCATAGGGACAGGCTTTTGGGCTAATTATCAAATCCCGGCCTGGATGGAACTGGATGGAATTGAATTGGTTGCTCTGTATAACCGCACCAGATCAAAGGCAGAAGCATTGGCTCAACAATATAATATTCCCGGAGTTTACGATGATATAGAGGAGCTTTTAAAAAATGAGCAGTTGGATTTCGCAGATATCATTACCGACGTAGATACTCATAATGTTTTTACAGAAATGGCGGCAAAAAAAGGGATAGCCGTTATTTGCCAGAAACCAATGGCTGCCGGTTTGAAAAAGGCAGAGCAGATGGTGAATACCTGTAAAAATCATCAGGTACCCTTTTTTATTCATGAGAACTGGCGATGGCAGGCTCCGATCCGAAAACTGAAAGATTTGCTGAATATGGGAGTAATAGGAAGTATTTTTAAAGCGCGGGTTACATTCTGCTCGGCGTTCCCGGTATTTGATAATCAACCGTTTTTGGCAGAGATCGATGAGTTTATATTGACTGATATTGGCTCACATATATTAGATGTTTGCCGCTTTCTGTTTGGCGAAGCAAGAAGCCTGTATTGCCAGACGGCATCCGTCAACCCTAAAATAAAGGGCGAAGACGCAGCCAATGTGATGATGAAGATGGAAAACGGTATATCCTGTTATGCCGAAATGTCCTACGCGTCAATATTGGAGCATGAATCCTTTCCACAAACCTATATTTTGATTGAAGGCACTAAGGGGTCTATACAACTGATGAATAATTACCAGGTACATATTACTACACGTAGCGGAACGGATAAAATAAAAGCCGCGCCAAGGCTTTATCGCTGGCTTGATCCTGCTTATGCATTAGTACATTCCAGCATTGTAGATTGTAACAGGGATATTTTGAACGATTTATTAAAAAACGAAGTTTCTGAAAACAGGGGCTCAAATAATCTGGAAACAGTGCGGTTAGTGCATGCCGCCTATGCTTCCGCAAGAAATAACGAATTGATCACTATAAAATCTTTCCATGCCGACTGA
- a CDS encoding phosphogluconate dehydrogenase C-terminal domain-containing protein yields MTTKIVLVGAGGKMGVRITDNFLNCSQYDISYLEISGPCIELLKQRGVTVSVQQDVIPLADVVILAVPDVAIGKISEEIIPMMKTGSLVMTLDPAAPLDGVIFRRDDLSYVIAHPCHPSVFNWEPTEEAFRDFYGGISAKQSIVVALMAGTEEQYNLGEQISKDMYQPIKETHRITLEQMAILEPAMVETLAQTCMEVVKKGYDKIVELGVPEAAAHDFVLGHLRIQIAVLFKEVNGTFSDAAYKISKRARPIIFKEGWEKIFEMSNIREQVRDITN; encoded by the coding sequence ATGACAACAAAAATTGTTTTGGTTGGAGCCGGCGGCAAAATGGGTGTTCGCATTACGGATAACTTTTTAAATTGCTCTCAGTATGATATTTCCTATTTGGAGATCAGCGGTCCATGCATTGAATTATTAAAGCAGCGGGGTGTAACAGTGAGCGTGCAACAAGATGTTATTCCGCTTGCTGATGTAGTGATACTTGCCGTGCCGGATGTGGCTATCGGTAAAATCTCCGAAGAGATCATCCCGATGATGAAGACCGGTTCGCTGGTCATGACGCTCGACCCGGCTGCACCGTTAGACGGCGTGATCTTTCGACGTGATGACCTAAGTTATGTGATAGCTCATCCATGCCATCCTTCGGTGTTTAACTGGGAGCCTACAGAGGAAGCTTTCAGGGATTTTTACGGAGGCATATCTGCAAAACAGTCTATAGTGGTAGCATTAATGGCAGGGACAGAGGAGCAATACAACCTGGGGGAGCAGATCTCAAAAGACATGTATCAGCCTATTAAAGAGACGCATCGCATAACTCTTGAACAAATGGCTATTTTAGAGCCGGCAATGGTAGAAACACTGGCTCAAACCTGCATGGAAGTAGTAAAAAAAGGATATGACAAAATTGTTGAACTTGGCGTGCCCGAAGCAGCTGCCCATGATTTTGTATTGGGCCATCTGCGTATACAGATCGCGGTTTTGTTTAAAGAAGTAAATGGTACATTCTCTGATGCAGCGTATAAGATAAGCAAACGTGCAAGGCCTATTATATTTAAAGAAGGTTGGGAAAAGATATTTGAAATGAGCAATATACGCGAACAGGTAAGGGATATTACCAACTAG
- a CDS encoding ABC transporter permease yields the protein MLQKLFENRLYAFAVVLVVIIAAASAVFSSTFPTFNNFSQILLNLSTDTIVAVGMMLLLISGTFDLSVGSTVAFVGCFTSYLMFFFHVPVPLAILLGMLCASVIGLVNGYLIAYQGINPMIQTLAMMGIIRGGALMVSGSGIQGLPYWFNVIGQSKLLGIQMPVWYMLLTVGVFSFLLNKTIFFRRYYYIGNNEKAADLSGIRVKRMKMYGFILSSLLAGAAGILLTSRLGAALPTMGRGLELKVITAVILGGASLSGGIGKMPGALLGALFMGVIGNIMVISRVSGYWQDIILGLILIAILWLDKFLQKKYEV from the coding sequence ATGTTGCAGAAATTGTTTGAAAATCGTCTTTATGCATTTGCCGTTGTGCTGGTTGTGATCATTGCAGCAGCAAGCGCGGTTTTTTCATCAACATTTCCAACCTTTAATAATTTCTCACAAATACTGCTCAACCTGTCCACTGATACCATCGTGGCGGTAGGTATGATGCTGCTGCTGATTTCGGGTACATTTGATCTTTCGGTGGGCTCTACCGTCGCATTTGTGGGATGTTTTACATCCTACCTTATGTTCTTTTTTCATGTGCCGGTACCCTTAGCCATCTTACTGGGCATGCTTTGCGCATCAGTAATAGGTTTAGTTAATGGGTATCTGATTGCTTACCAGGGGATTAACCCGATGATACAAACACTCGCAATGATGGGTATTATACGTGGCGGGGCGCTCATGGTAAGCGGTTCGGGTATACAGGGCTTACCTTATTGGTTCAATGTTATAGGACAATCTAAGCTGCTGGGCATTCAAATGCCGGTTTGGTATATGCTCCTGACAGTGGGGGTGTTTTCTTTCTTATTGAATAAAACCATTTTTTTCAGGCGGTACTATTATATTGGCAACAATGAAAAGGCCGCTGATCTATCAGGCATCAGGGTGAAAAGAATGAAGATGTATGGTTTCATATTATCCTCTTTATTGGCAGGTGCAGCGGGGATACTGTTAACATCACGTTTAGGAGCGGCTTTACCTACCATGGGCCGTGGACTAGAGTTGAAAGTAATAACGGCCGTAATATTGGGAGGTGCCAGCCTGAGTGGCGGGATAGGAAAAATGCCGGGCGCCCTGCTAGGTGCGCTTTTTATGGGAGTAATAGGGAATATCATGGTAATTTCGAGAGTATCGGGTTATTGGCAGGATATTATACTCGGGCTGATATTGATAGCCATATTGTGGCTGGACAAATTTTTGCAGAAAAAATATGAAGTGTAA
- a CDS encoding substrate-binding domain-containing protein, whose translation MLRKPFLFVVCSFMLMVYSCELPSKNTETATPSVNEGTKDEAIKNEEYVMVTTAVTMPMYVHHDQAAFLKWGKARGVKVSVLGPADWDVSEQINTIEEVIGSKPSGLLINGTDPAIAGAINKAVAAGIPTVVYDSDIPDSKRNAFLGTDWYEIGKMQGEEIASLINGRGKVAYMGILGLNNMEAGFKGLLDVFKKYPGIEVVGKFDDKANVEEAAKITSDLLSAHPDIAAFAGFDSNSGPGIALAVKEAGRAGKIKITCVDWEPEHLALVKQGVIQMLAGQKRELFTWYGAQFLYDMAHKTNKLSGNDAKAGITDIPYSVNTGLLKITKENVDQFINH comes from the coding sequence ATGCTAAGGAAACCGTTTCTATTTGTTGTATGCTCTTTCATGCTGATGGTATATTCTTGCGAATTGCCGTCAAAGAATACTGAAACAGCCACGCCATCAGTTAATGAGGGCACAAAGGATGAAGCGATAAAGAACGAAGAATATGTAATGGTGACAACCGCCGTGACTATGCCAATGTATGTACATCACGATCAGGCGGCGTTTTTAAAATGGGGGAAGGCAAGGGGAGTGAAAGTGTCTGTTTTAGGTCCGGCCGATTGGGATGTTTCAGAACAGATCAATACTATAGAAGAAGTGATCGGCTCAAAACCATCGGGCCTGCTTATTAACGGTACTGATCCGGCAATAGCTGGGGCTATCAATAAGGCTGTAGCTGCGGGTATTCCAACAGTAGTTTATGATTCAGACATTCCTGATTCAAAGCGGAACGCTTTTTTAGGAACTGATTGGTACGAAATAGGTAAAATGCAGGGTGAAGAAATTGCCAGCCTGATCAATGGAAGAGGCAAAGTAGCCTATATGGGAATATTGGGCCTGAATAATATGGAAGCGGGCTTTAAGGGCCTTCTCGATGTATTTAAAAAGTATCCCGGAATTGAGGTGGTTGGTAAATTTGATGATAAAGCTAATGTAGAAGAGGCAGCAAAAATAACTTCCGACTTATTATCTGCGCATCCTGATATCGCTGCTTTCGCGGGTTTTGATTCTAATTCGGGTCCTGGTATCGCTTTAGCGGTAAAAGAGGCAGGCAGGGCTGGAAAAATCAAAATTACCTGCGTAGATTGGGAACCAGAGCACCTGGCACTGGTGAAACAAGGCGTTATCCAGATGCTTGCAGGACAAAAACGTGAACTTTTTACCTGGTATGGCGCCCAGTTTTTATATGATATGGCACATAAAACTAACAAACTATCAGGCAACGATGCCAAAGCCGGGATAACAGATATACCATATTCGGTTAACACTGGGCTGTTGAAAATTACAAAAGAGAACGTTGATCAATTTATAAATCACTAA
- a CDS encoding sugar phosphate isomerase/epimerase family protein, giving the protein MILGISSFTYGWAINYHIAEAKNPALEQFLIDRTLAFGLSCLQIGDNLPVHTFDRERLYRLKNRITESGIRLEIGARELTDEHLEKYIQLADYLDVRLLRFVIDGAGFEPAAETIVKTIKKFLPRLKQKGIILGIENHDRFKSKELAGIMELIGDEHVGICLDCVNSIGAGEGLEYVAHILSPYTVNLHIKDFTVNRLSHQMGFSVEGCPAGQGLTDIDLLMEKVGRYGRCESAVLEQWLVPENVKETTVSKEEQWAKQSIDYLKQTNYFK; this is encoded by the coding sequence ATGATACTCGGGATAAGTAGCTTTACGTATGGTTGGGCTATAAATTATCATATAGCTGAAGCCAAAAATCCTGCTCTTGAACAGTTTTTGATCGATAGAACCCTGGCATTTGGATTGAGCTGCCTGCAAATAGGTGATAACTTACCTGTTCACACTTTTGATCGTGAGAGACTATATCGTCTCAAAAATAGAATAACCGAAAGCGGAATAAGGCTGGAAATAGGCGCGCGTGAACTTACTGATGAGCACCTGGAAAAATATATACAATTAGCTGATTACCTGGATGTCCGACTGCTTCGCTTTGTGATTGATGGTGCCGGCTTTGAGCCTGCCGCTGAAACCATAGTAAAAACTATAAAGAAATTTCTGCCCCGATTAAAACAGAAGGGCATCATTTTGGGAATTGAGAACCACGACAGGTTTAAGTCTAAAGAACTTGCCGGTATAATGGAGTTAATAGGAGATGAACATGTGGGGATATGCCTGGATTGCGTAAATTCAATTGGTGCCGGCGAGGGACTTGAATACGTAGCTCACATTCTATCACCATACACGGTAAACCTGCATATTAAAGATTTTACAGTAAACCGTTTGTCTCACCAGATGGGATTTTCTGTGGAAGGGTGCCCCGCAGGACAAGGGTTGACAGACATCGATCTGCTGATGGAAAAAGTTGGGCGATATGGCCGTTGTGAAAGTGCAGTACTGGAGCAATGGCTTGTGCCGGAAAATGTAAAGGAAACGACAGTATCCAAGGAAGAACAATGGGCGAAGCAAAGCATAGATTACCTTAAACAAACGAACTATTTTAAATAA